Proteins encoded together in one Gallus gallus isolate bGalGal1 chromosome 18, bGalGal1.mat.broiler.GRCg7b, whole genome shotgun sequence window:
- the LOC121107123 gene encoding uncharacterized protein LOC121107123, producing the protein MPFLPHPLWESFPRHCLASQLPCSWWFLLGRNTARLLQRNRHPPRLPRAPPAAPGIPQVPLLVPKPSPSASPSVVLRDGELCSPSSRGDALAEKDEVSILWSLRLPGGCSACEPFVGIASGADGKSGEGAAWAAVPQDGSRDGSTAGGMQGRQGLCLEGLENATCSLQPGCHGAGGHGMNWDDPRWSFTSGHQCWAVLVLFAGRGAAASSLSPSCTQPALTSWLCTRGNLKHDFTFTAVVLGRFGCTGARALAELKAVRLLAVNQGSVSLPTLAGSDVSASTGQTRATGIFPLEYLESFLSP; encoded by the coding sequence AtgcccttccttccccatcccctctgGGAAAGCTTCCCACGCCACTGCCTCGCCTCCCAGCTGCCCTGTTCCTGGTGGTTTCTGCTTGGGAGAAACACAGCGAGGCTCTTGCAGAGGAACAGGCACCCGCCACGGCTGCCCCGtgcccctccagcagcacctggcATCCCTCAGGTGCCCCTTTTGGTGCCAAAGCCATCCCCGAGTGCATCCCCCTCCGTCGTgctgagggatggagagctTTGCAGCCCAAGCAGCCGCGGAGATGCTCTGGCAGAGAAGGATGAGGTCTCCATCCTTTGGTCCTTGCGTTTGCCCGGCGGCTGCTCTGCTTGCGAACCCTTTGTAGGCATTGCCTCTGGGGCTGATGGGAAGAGCGGGGAAggggctgcctgggctgcagtgccgCAGGATGGCAGTAGggatgggagcacagctggaggcaTGCAGGGAAGGCAGGGGCTCTGCCTTGAGGGTTTGGAGAACGCAACGTGCTCCCTGCAGCCGGGGTGCCACGGGGCAGGGGGTCACGGAATGAACTGGGATGACCCACGCTGGTCCTTTACCAGCGGCCATCAGTGTTGGgcagttttggttttgtttgctgggAGGGGGGCGGCTGCTTCCTCACTGAGCCCCAGCTGCACTCAGCCTGCGCTCACCAGCTGGCTTTGCACCAGAGGTAATCTGAAGCACGACTTCACGTTCACAGCGGTGGTGCTGGGCCGGTTTGGGTGCACCGGTGCCAGAGCTTTGGCAGAGTTGAAGGCTGTAAGGCTTTTAGCAGTGAACCAGGGCAGTGTTTCCCTCCCGACTCTGGCAGGCTCAGATGTGAGCGCATCCACAGGACAGACACGAGCAACAGGGATTTTTCCCTTGGAGTACCTTGAAAGCTTTCTATCACCTTGA